The proteins below are encoded in one region of Diceros bicornis minor isolate mBicDic1 chromosome 14, mDicBic1.mat.cur, whole genome shotgun sequence:
- the KCNK16 gene encoding potassium channel subfamily K member 16 isoform X2, with protein sequence MPHARLCSFLGGGLLPLLLAYVCYLLLGATIFQALEKQAEAQSRGQFQFEKLRFLENYTCLDQRALEEFVQVIMEAWVKGVNPKGNSTNPSNWDFGSSFFFAGTVVTTIGYGNLAPSTEEGQTFCVFYALVGIPLNAVFLNHLGKGLRARLSALEGWEDQSRRSQILQILGLALFVILGTVLILIFPPIVFSHVEGWSISEGFYFAFITLSTIGFGDYVVGTDPSKHYISVYRSLAAIWILLGLAWLAVVLPLGPLLLHRCFQLWLPRLRQGCEQRRLQERSTAQE encoded by the exons ATGCCCCACGCTAGGCTCTGCAGTTTCCTGGGTGGCGGGCTCCTGCCCCTGCTGCTGGCCTATGTCTGCTACCTGCTGCTCGGCGCCACCATCTTCCAGGCGCTGGAGAAGCAGGCCGAGGCTCAGTCCAGGGGCCAGTTTCAGTTCGAGAAGCTGCGCTTCCTGGAGAACTACACCTGCCTGGACCAGCGGGCCCTGGAGGAGTTTGTGCAG GTCATCATGGAAGCCTGGGTGAAGGGCGTGAACCCCAAAGGCAACTCCACCAACCCCAGCAACTGGGACTTCGGCAGCAGTTTCTTCTTTGCCGGCACGGTCGTCACCACCATAG GATATGGGAACCTGGCGCCCAGCACggaggaaggccagaccttctgTGTCTTCTACGCCCTGGTGGGCATCCCACTCAACGCGGTCTTCCTCAACCACCTGGGCAAAGGACTGCGTGCCCGCCTGTCTGCCCTTGAGGGGTGGGAGGACCAGTCCAGGCGCTCCCAG ATTCTGCAGATCCTGGGCCTGGCTCTGTTCGTGATCCTGGGGACGGTGCTCATCCTCATCTTCCCACCCATAGTCTTCAGCCACGTGGAGGGCTGGAGCATCAGTGAGGGCTTCTACTTTGCCTTCATCACTCTCAGCACCATCGGCTTTGGGGACTACGTCGTCG GCACAGACCCCAGCAAGCATTACATTTCAGTGTACCGGAGCCTGGCGGCCATCTGGATCCTCCTGGGCCTGGCATGGCTGGCAGTGGTCCTCCCACTGGGGCCCCTGCTTCTGCACCGGTGCTTCCAGCTCTGGCTGCCCA GACTGAGGCAAGGCTGTGAGCAGAGGAGGCTCCAGGAAAGATCTACAGCCCAAGAGTGA
- the KCNK16 gene encoding potassium channel subfamily K member 16 isoform X1 produces MPHARLCSFLGGGLLPLLLAYVCYLLLGATIFQALEKQAEAQSRGQFQFEKLRFLENYTCLDQRALEEFVQVIMEAWVKGVNPKGNSTNPSNWDFGSSFFFAGTVVTTIGYGNLAPSTEEGQTFCVFYALVGIPLNAVFLNHLGKGLRARLSALEGWEDQSRRSQILQILGLALFVILGTVLILIFPPIVFSHVEGWSISEGFYFAFITLSTIGFGDYVVGTDPSKHYISVYRSLAAIWILLGLAWLAVVLPLGPLLLHRCFQLWLPSRSLSLKERGAPEAEGLPRLQKLPVSA; encoded by the exons ATGCCCCACGCTAGGCTCTGCAGTTTCCTGGGTGGCGGGCTCCTGCCCCTGCTGCTGGCCTATGTCTGCTACCTGCTGCTCGGCGCCACCATCTTCCAGGCGCTGGAGAAGCAGGCCGAGGCTCAGTCCAGGGGCCAGTTTCAGTTCGAGAAGCTGCGCTTCCTGGAGAACTACACCTGCCTGGACCAGCGGGCCCTGGAGGAGTTTGTGCAG GTCATCATGGAAGCCTGGGTGAAGGGCGTGAACCCCAAAGGCAACTCCACCAACCCCAGCAACTGGGACTTCGGCAGCAGTTTCTTCTTTGCCGGCACGGTCGTCACCACCATAG GATATGGGAACCTGGCGCCCAGCACggaggaaggccagaccttctgTGTCTTCTACGCCCTGGTGGGCATCCCACTCAACGCGGTCTTCCTCAACCACCTGGGCAAAGGACTGCGTGCCCGCCTGTCTGCCCTTGAGGGGTGGGAGGACCAGTCCAGGCGCTCCCAG ATTCTGCAGATCCTGGGCCTGGCTCTGTTCGTGATCCTGGGGACGGTGCTCATCCTCATCTTCCCACCCATAGTCTTCAGCCACGTGGAGGGCTGGAGCATCAGTGAGGGCTTCTACTTTGCCTTCATCACTCTCAGCACCATCGGCTTTGGGGACTACGTCGTCG GCACAGACCCCAGCAAGCATTACATTTCAGTGTACCGGAGCCTGGCGGCCATCTGGATCCTCCTGGGCCTGGCATGGCTGGCAGTGGTCCTCCCACTGGGGCCCCTGCTTCTGCACCGGTGCTTCCAGCTCTGGCTGCCCAGCAGGAGCCTCAGCCTCAAGGAAAGGGGAGCCCCTGAGGCCGAGGGGCTCCCCAGACTTCAGAAGCTCCCCGTCTCTGCATGA
- the KCNK16 gene encoding potassium channel subfamily K member 16 isoform X3, whose amino-acid sequence MPHARLCSFLGGGLLPLLLAYVCYLLLGATIFQALEKQAEAQSRGQFQFEKLRFLENYTCLDQRALEEFVQVIMEAWVKGVNPKGNSTNPSNWDFGSSFFFAGTVVTTIGYGNLAPSTEEGQTFCVFYALVGIPLNAVFLNHLGKGLRARLSALEGWEDQSRRSQILQILGLALFVILGTVLILIFPPIVFSHVEGWSISEGFYFAFITLSTIGFGDYVVGLRQGCEQRRLQERSTAQE is encoded by the exons ATGCCCCACGCTAGGCTCTGCAGTTTCCTGGGTGGCGGGCTCCTGCCCCTGCTGCTGGCCTATGTCTGCTACCTGCTGCTCGGCGCCACCATCTTCCAGGCGCTGGAGAAGCAGGCCGAGGCTCAGTCCAGGGGCCAGTTTCAGTTCGAGAAGCTGCGCTTCCTGGAGAACTACACCTGCCTGGACCAGCGGGCCCTGGAGGAGTTTGTGCAG GTCATCATGGAAGCCTGGGTGAAGGGCGTGAACCCCAAAGGCAACTCCACCAACCCCAGCAACTGGGACTTCGGCAGCAGTTTCTTCTTTGCCGGCACGGTCGTCACCACCATAG GATATGGGAACCTGGCGCCCAGCACggaggaaggccagaccttctgTGTCTTCTACGCCCTGGTGGGCATCCCACTCAACGCGGTCTTCCTCAACCACCTGGGCAAAGGACTGCGTGCCCGCCTGTCTGCCCTTGAGGGGTGGGAGGACCAGTCCAGGCGCTCCCAG ATTCTGCAGATCCTGGGCCTGGCTCTGTTCGTGATCCTGGGGACGGTGCTCATCCTCATCTTCCCACCCATAGTCTTCAGCCACGTGGAGGGCTGGAGCATCAGTGAGGGCTTCTACTTTGCCTTCATCACTCTCAGCACCATCGGCTTTGGGGACTACGTCGTCG GACTGAGGCAAGGCTGTGAGCAGAGGAGGCTCCAGGAAAGATCTACAGCCCAAGAGTGA